Proteins from a single region of Haloterrigena alkaliphila:
- the cofH gene encoding 7,8-didemethyl-8-hydroxy-5-deazariboflavin synthase subunit CofH, with amino-acid sequence MERPVTEADLTYDHVPETDQSFENALEKARAGDRLTVDDAIELLTTGSDSDGIDRRRKERVLEAADRRRAEVVGEEVTFVANLNNNVTTACNVGCLFCNFKDAAHTFERESEVETAGFTKTPAESREVVADAVERGIYEVTSVSGLHPAFALDDEHREILEAHPNPKEVNYKPPEVYATSPGTYVDQIAAMSVDGVHVHSMTPEEAYHARRGTEWSYEEVFRRLQDAGLDTVPGTAAEILVEEVRDVICPGKIGTEEWLEAMEAAASVGLGMTATIMYGHVENEAHRAMHLKRIRDLQDRTGNISEFVPLSFIHQNTPLFEHDVVSGGASTDEDELMIAVSRLFLDNVDHVQSSWVKYGDEQGLKMLSCGADDYMGTILSEEITTRAGGEHGEFRSFADYVEMISSIGRVPVERSTDYETRRVIDADEPPFGPQLGPKADGTPLLTDDERAERAVPADD; translated from the coding sequence ATGGAGCGACCGGTGACCGAGGCAGACCTCACGTACGACCACGTTCCCGAGACCGACCAATCGTTCGAGAACGCACTCGAGAAGGCGCGCGCCGGCGACCGGCTCACGGTCGACGACGCCATCGAGTTGCTCACGACCGGGTCGGACAGCGACGGCATCGATCGCCGGCGCAAGGAACGAGTCCTTGAGGCCGCCGACCGCCGCCGCGCCGAGGTCGTCGGCGAGGAGGTCACCTTCGTCGCCAACCTGAACAACAACGTCACGACCGCGTGTAACGTGGGCTGTCTGTTCTGTAATTTCAAGGACGCCGCCCACACGTTCGAACGCGAGAGCGAGGTCGAGACCGCGGGCTTCACGAAAACCCCCGCGGAGTCCCGCGAGGTCGTCGCCGACGCCGTCGAGCGGGGCATCTACGAAGTTACCTCCGTCTCCGGCCTCCACCCCGCGTTCGCCCTCGACGACGAGCACCGGGAGATCCTCGAGGCCCACCCGAACCCGAAGGAAGTCAACTACAAGCCCCCCGAGGTCTACGCGACCAGCCCCGGCACCTACGTCGACCAGATCGCGGCGATGAGCGTCGACGGCGTCCACGTCCACTCGATGACCCCCGAAGAGGCCTACCACGCCCGCCGCGGAACGGAGTGGTCCTACGAGGAGGTGTTCCGCCGGCTGCAGGACGCGGGACTCGACACCGTCCCCGGAACGGCCGCCGAGATCCTCGTCGAGGAAGTGCGGGACGTGATCTGCCCCGGCAAGATCGGCACCGAGGAGTGGCTCGAGGCGATGGAGGCCGCCGCGAGCGTCGGCCTCGGCATGACGGCGACGATCATGTACGGCCACGTCGAGAACGAGGCCCACCGCGCGATGCACCTGAAGCGGATTCGGGACCTGCAGGACCGGACCGGAAACATCTCCGAGTTCGTCCCGCTCTCCTTCATCCACCAGAACACCCCCCTCTTCGAGCACGACGTGGTCTCCGGCGGCGCGAGCACCGACGAGGACGAACTCATGATCGCCGTCTCGAGACTGTTCCTCGACAACGTCGATCACGTCCAGTCCTCGTGGGTCAAGTACGGCGACGAACAGGGGCTGAAGATGCTCTCCTGTGGCGCCGACGACTACATGGGGACGATCCTCTCCGAGGAGATCACGACCCGCGCCGGCGGGGAGCACGGCGAGTTCCGGTCGTTCGCGGACTACGTCGAGATGATCTCCTCGATCGGTCGGGTCCCGGTCGAGCGCTCGACCGACTACGAGACGCGACGCGTCATCGACGCCGACGAGCCACCGTTCGGCCCGCAGTTGGGGCCGAAGGCCGACGGCACGCCGCTGCTGACCGACGACGAACGCGCTGAACGAGCAGTACCGGCCGACGACTGA